A region of Cucumis melo cultivar AY chromosome 2, USDA_Cmelo_AY_1.0, whole genome shotgun sequence DNA encodes the following proteins:
- the LOC103492414 gene encoding YTH domain-containing protein ECT2 isoform X4 — protein sequence MATVASPPSTDQAADLLQKLSLDAQAKPVEIPEPTKKEFMDPSMCYLPNGYPSYYYGGFDGTANDWDDYSRYTNSDGVEMTSGVYGDNGSLMYHHGYGYGPYGPYSPAASPVPSMGNDGQLYGPQHYQYPPYFQPLTPTSGPYTPSPTTVPPTQGDISTSAATEQKPIPVETTNPNGTGLTNGGGTKGNNGAAPMKSSYQNSTFGSNAYARGALPGHIPASGYQDPRYGYDGLRNSFPWSDGPLYSDGQSRLVSSSTITSSISNANNIPSSRSPSFRPGSHYGFPHPRPMSGMNTTQGYINRMYPNKLYGQFGNTVRSGVGFASHGYDSRTNGRVWLAVDNKFKPRGRNGGYYGYGNENMDGLNELNRGPRAKGSKNQKGFVPSVLAVKGQLLPPMNATDEEEKDKVSTPDRDQYNKSDFPEEYAEAKFFVIKSYSEDDVHKSIKYNVWASTPNGNKKLDAAYQEAQEKAGGCPIFLFFSVNTSGQFVGLAEMIGPVDFQKNLEYWQQDKWNGCFPVKWHVVKDVPNSLLKHIILENNENKPVTNSRDTQEVKLEPGLKMVKIFKEHVSKTCILDDFGFYEARQKTIQEKKAKQQQFKKQVWEGKPTDEKKEVSEVVDVKTPKPVEATNDLVKEETKISENGSVLKTVDAPKGSAKPVTTTPSEKRSGVANGY from the exons GAATTCATGGATCCAAGCATGTGCTATCTTCCTAATGGATATCCGTCTTATTACTATGGAG GGTTTGATGGGACTGCAAATGACTgggatgattattcaagatacACAAATTCAGATGGGGTTGAAATGACTTCT GGAGTCTATGGAGATAATGGATCTCTTATGTATCACCACGGTTATGGATATGGACCCTATGGTCCTTATTCACCTGCAGCTTCTCCGGTTCCCTCTATGGGGAATGATGGCCAGTTGTACGGACCTCAGCACTACCAATATCCTCCATACTTTCAGCCTCTTACTCCGACCAGTGGGCCGTATACTCCTAGTCCCACAACAGTTCCTCCAACACAGGGAGACATTTCTACCTCTGCGGCCACTGAGCAAAAGCCAATTCCTGTGGAAACAACTAATCCAAATGGTACTGGCTTGACAAATGGTGGGGGAACAAAGGGAAACAATGGTGCAGCTCCGATGAAATCTTCATATCAAAATTCAACATTTGGTTCAAATGCCTATGCAAGGGGTGCTTTGCCAGGGCATATTCCTGCTTCTGGTTATCAAGATCCCAGATATGGCTATGATGGGTTGAGGAATTCTTTCCCATGGTCAGATGGTCCACTGTACTCAGATGGACAGTCTAGGCTTGTCAGTAGCTCTACTATTACCTCTTCTATCTCAAATGCAAACAACATACCTTCTTCAAGGAGTCCAAGCTTCCGTCCCGGATCTCACTAT GGTTTTCCTCATCCTAGACCCATGTCAGGAATGAATACCACCCAGGGTTATATAAACCGGATGTACCCCAATAAGTTGTATGGTCAATTTGGAAACACAGTGAGATCTGGTGTAGGGTTTGCCTCACATGGTTATGATTCAAGAACTAATGGGCGTGTGTGGCTTGCGGTGGACAACAAATTTAAGCCTAGGGGTCGAAATGGTGGGTATTATGGATATGGAAATGAGAATATGGATGGTTTGAATGAACTGAATAGGGGACCAAGAGCTAAGGGTAGCAAGAACCAGAAGGGATTTGTGCCTAGTGTTCTAGCTGTGAAGGGGCAACTTTTACCACCAATGAACGCTACAGATGAGGAAGAGAAAGATAAGGTGTCTACTCCAGACCGTGATCAATACAACAAATCAGATTTTCCTGAAGAATACGCTGAGGCCAAATTCTTTGTTATTAAATCATACAGTGAAGATGATGTGCATAAAAGTATCAAGTATAATGTTTGGGCTAGTACACCTAATGGCAACAAGAAACTTGATGCTGCATACCAGGAAGCTCAAGAGAAGGCTGGTGGTTgtcccatttttcttttcttttcg GTCAATACCAGTGGGCAATTTGTTGGCCTTGCTGAGATGATTGGACCAGTCGACTTTCAGAAGAACTTGGAATACTGGCAACAAGACAAATGGAACGGCTGTTTCCCTGTTAAGTGGCATGTAGTGAAGGATGTTCCCAACAGTCTTTTGAAACACATCATTCTTGAAAACAATGAGAACAAGCCCGTTACCAATAGCAGAGACACACAGGAg GTCAAGCTGGAGCCTGGCCTTAAGATGGTTAAAATCTTTAAGGAGCATGTGAGCAAAACATGCATATTGGATGATTTTGGTTTCTACGAGGCTCGACAAAAGACAATCCAAGAAAAGAAAGCCAAGCAGCAGCAGTTCAAGAAACAG GTTTGGGAAGGGAAGCCTACTGATGAGAAGAAGGAAGTTTCTGAAGTAGTGGATGTGAAAACACCAAAGCCAGTTGAAGCTACAAATGATTTGGTAAAGGAGGAAACAAAGATCTCAGAGAATGGATCAGTTTTGAAAACTGTAGATGCCCCAAAGGGCAGCGCAAAACCAGTTACAACAACACCATCAGAGAAGAGAAGTGGTGTAGCAAACGGATACTAA
- the LOC103492414 gene encoding YTH domain-containing protein ECT2 isoform X3: MATVASPPSTDQAADLLQKLSLDAQAKPVEIPEPTKKEFMDPSMCYLPNGYPSYYYGGFDGTANDWDDYSRYTNSDGVEMTSGVYGDNGSLMYHHGYGYGPYGPYSPAASPVPSMGNDGQLYGPQHYQYPPYFQPLTPTSGPYTPSPTTVPPTQGDISTSAATEQKPIPVETTNPNGTGLTNGGGTKGNNGAAPMKSSYQNSTFGSNAYARGALPGHIPASGYQDPRYGYDGLRNSFPWSDGPLYSDGQSRLVSSSTITSSISNANNIPSSRSPSFRPGSHYVGFPHPRPMSGMNTTQGYINRMYPNKLYGQFGNTVRSGVGFASHGYDSRTNGRVWLAVDNKFKPRGRNGGYYGYGNENMDGLNELNRGPRAKGSKNQKGFVPSVLAVKGQLLPPMNATDEEEKDKVSTPDRDQYNKSDFPEEYAEAKFFVIKSYSEDDVHKSIKYNVWASTPNGNKKLDAAYQEAQEKAGGCPIFLFFSVNTSGQFVGLAEMIGPVDFQKNLEYWQQDKWNGCFPVKWHVVKDVPNSLLKHIILENNENKPVTNSRDTQEVKLEPGLKMVKIFKEHVSKTCILDDFGFYEARQKTIQEKKAKQQQFKKQVWEGKPTDEKKEVSEVVDVKTPKPVEATNDLVKEETKISENGSVLKTVDAPKGSAKPVTTTPSEKRSGVANGY, from the exons GAATTCATGGATCCAAGCATGTGCTATCTTCCTAATGGATATCCGTCTTATTACTATGGAG GGTTTGATGGGACTGCAAATGACTgggatgattattcaagatacACAAATTCAGATGGGGTTGAAATGACTTCT GGAGTCTATGGAGATAATGGATCTCTTATGTATCACCACGGTTATGGATATGGACCCTATGGTCCTTATTCACCTGCAGCTTCTCCGGTTCCCTCTATGGGGAATGATGGCCAGTTGTACGGACCTCAGCACTACCAATATCCTCCATACTTTCAGCCTCTTACTCCGACCAGTGGGCCGTATACTCCTAGTCCCACAACAGTTCCTCCAACACAGGGAGACATTTCTACCTCTGCGGCCACTGAGCAAAAGCCAATTCCTGTGGAAACAACTAATCCAAATGGTACTGGCTTGACAAATGGTGGGGGAACAAAGGGAAACAATGGTGCAGCTCCGATGAAATCTTCATATCAAAATTCAACATTTGGTTCAAATGCCTATGCAAGGGGTGCTTTGCCAGGGCATATTCCTGCTTCTGGTTATCAAGATCCCAGATATGGCTATGATGGGTTGAGGAATTCTTTCCCATGGTCAGATGGTCCACTGTACTCAGATGGACAGTCTAGGCTTGTCAGTAGCTCTACTATTACCTCTTCTATCTCAAATGCAAACAACATACCTTCTTCAAGGAGTCCAAGCTTCCGTCCCGGATCTCACTATGTA GGTTTTCCTCATCCTAGACCCATGTCAGGAATGAATACCACCCAGGGTTATATAAACCGGATGTACCCCAATAAGTTGTATGGTCAATTTGGAAACACAGTGAGATCTGGTGTAGGGTTTGCCTCACATGGTTATGATTCAAGAACTAATGGGCGTGTGTGGCTTGCGGTGGACAACAAATTTAAGCCTAGGGGTCGAAATGGTGGGTATTATGGATATGGAAATGAGAATATGGATGGTTTGAATGAACTGAATAGGGGACCAAGAGCTAAGGGTAGCAAGAACCAGAAGGGATTTGTGCCTAGTGTTCTAGCTGTGAAGGGGCAACTTTTACCACCAATGAACGCTACAGATGAGGAAGAGAAAGATAAGGTGTCTACTCCAGACCGTGATCAATACAACAAATCAGATTTTCCTGAAGAATACGCTGAGGCCAAATTCTTTGTTATTAAATCATACAGTGAAGATGATGTGCATAAAAGTATCAAGTATAATGTTTGGGCTAGTACACCTAATGGCAACAAGAAACTTGATGCTGCATACCAGGAAGCTCAAGAGAAGGCTGGTGGTTgtcccatttttcttttcttttcg GTCAATACCAGTGGGCAATTTGTTGGCCTTGCTGAGATGATTGGACCAGTCGACTTTCAGAAGAACTTGGAATACTGGCAACAAGACAAATGGAACGGCTGTTTCCCTGTTAAGTGGCATGTAGTGAAGGATGTTCCCAACAGTCTTTTGAAACACATCATTCTTGAAAACAATGAGAACAAGCCCGTTACCAATAGCAGAGACACACAGGAg GTCAAGCTGGAGCCTGGCCTTAAGATGGTTAAAATCTTTAAGGAGCATGTGAGCAAAACATGCATATTGGATGATTTTGGTTTCTACGAGGCTCGACAAAAGACAATCCAAGAAAAGAAAGCCAAGCAGCAGCAGTTCAAGAAACAG GTTTGGGAAGGGAAGCCTACTGATGAGAAGAAGGAAGTTTCTGAAGTAGTGGATGTGAAAACACCAAAGCCAGTTGAAGCTACAAATGATTTGGTAAAGGAGGAAACAAAGATCTCAGAGAATGGATCAGTTTTGAAAACTGTAGATGCCCCAAAGGGCAGCGCAAAACCAGTTACAACAACACCATCAGAGAAGAGAAGTGGTGTAGCAAACGGATACTAA
- the LOC103492414 gene encoding YTH domain-containing protein ECT2 isoform X1, with translation MATVASPPSTDQAADLLQKLSLDAQAKPVEIPEPTKKQSANQYGSIDSGNAAISQIPNERSVTPFLQEFMDPSMCYLPNGYPSYYYGGFDGTANDWDDYSRYTNSDGVEMTSGVYGDNGSLMYHHGYGYGPYGPYSPAASPVPSMGNDGQLYGPQHYQYPPYFQPLTPTSGPYTPSPTTVPPTQGDISTSAATEQKPIPVETTNPNGTGLTNGGGTKGNNGAAPMKSSYQNSTFGSNAYARGALPGHIPASGYQDPRYGYDGLRNSFPWSDGPLYSDGQSRLVSSSTITSSISNANNIPSSRSPSFRPGSHYVGFPHPRPMSGMNTTQGYINRMYPNKLYGQFGNTVRSGVGFASHGYDSRTNGRVWLAVDNKFKPRGRNGGYYGYGNENMDGLNELNRGPRAKGSKNQKGFVPSVLAVKGQLLPPMNATDEEEKDKVSTPDRDQYNKSDFPEEYAEAKFFVIKSYSEDDVHKSIKYNVWASTPNGNKKLDAAYQEAQEKAGGCPIFLFFSVNTSGQFVGLAEMIGPVDFQKNLEYWQQDKWNGCFPVKWHVVKDVPNSLLKHIILENNENKPVTNSRDTQEVKLEPGLKMVKIFKEHVSKTCILDDFGFYEARQKTIQEKKAKQQQFKKQVWEGKPTDEKKEVSEVVDVKTPKPVEATNDLVKEETKISENGSVLKTVDAPKGSAKPVTTTPSEKRSGVANGY, from the exons CAATCTGCTAATCAGTATGGGTCCATTGATTCTGGGAATGCTGCTATTAGTCAAATTCCAAATGAACGGTCTGTGACTCCATTTTTACAGGAATTCATGGATCCAAGCATGTGCTATCTTCCTAATGGATATCCGTCTTATTACTATGGAG GGTTTGATGGGACTGCAAATGACTgggatgattattcaagatacACAAATTCAGATGGGGTTGAAATGACTTCT GGAGTCTATGGAGATAATGGATCTCTTATGTATCACCACGGTTATGGATATGGACCCTATGGTCCTTATTCACCTGCAGCTTCTCCGGTTCCCTCTATGGGGAATGATGGCCAGTTGTACGGACCTCAGCACTACCAATATCCTCCATACTTTCAGCCTCTTACTCCGACCAGTGGGCCGTATACTCCTAGTCCCACAACAGTTCCTCCAACACAGGGAGACATTTCTACCTCTGCGGCCACTGAGCAAAAGCCAATTCCTGTGGAAACAACTAATCCAAATGGTACTGGCTTGACAAATGGTGGGGGAACAAAGGGAAACAATGGTGCAGCTCCGATGAAATCTTCATATCAAAATTCAACATTTGGTTCAAATGCCTATGCAAGGGGTGCTTTGCCAGGGCATATTCCTGCTTCTGGTTATCAAGATCCCAGATATGGCTATGATGGGTTGAGGAATTCTTTCCCATGGTCAGATGGTCCACTGTACTCAGATGGACAGTCTAGGCTTGTCAGTAGCTCTACTATTACCTCTTCTATCTCAAATGCAAACAACATACCTTCTTCAAGGAGTCCAAGCTTCCGTCCCGGATCTCACTATGTA GGTTTTCCTCATCCTAGACCCATGTCAGGAATGAATACCACCCAGGGTTATATAAACCGGATGTACCCCAATAAGTTGTATGGTCAATTTGGAAACACAGTGAGATCTGGTGTAGGGTTTGCCTCACATGGTTATGATTCAAGAACTAATGGGCGTGTGTGGCTTGCGGTGGACAACAAATTTAAGCCTAGGGGTCGAAATGGTGGGTATTATGGATATGGAAATGAGAATATGGATGGTTTGAATGAACTGAATAGGGGACCAAGAGCTAAGGGTAGCAAGAACCAGAAGGGATTTGTGCCTAGTGTTCTAGCTGTGAAGGGGCAACTTTTACCACCAATGAACGCTACAGATGAGGAAGAGAAAGATAAGGTGTCTACTCCAGACCGTGATCAATACAACAAATCAGATTTTCCTGAAGAATACGCTGAGGCCAAATTCTTTGTTATTAAATCATACAGTGAAGATGATGTGCATAAAAGTATCAAGTATAATGTTTGGGCTAGTACACCTAATGGCAACAAGAAACTTGATGCTGCATACCAGGAAGCTCAAGAGAAGGCTGGTGGTTgtcccatttttcttttcttttcg GTCAATACCAGTGGGCAATTTGTTGGCCTTGCTGAGATGATTGGACCAGTCGACTTTCAGAAGAACTTGGAATACTGGCAACAAGACAAATGGAACGGCTGTTTCCCTGTTAAGTGGCATGTAGTGAAGGATGTTCCCAACAGTCTTTTGAAACACATCATTCTTGAAAACAATGAGAACAAGCCCGTTACCAATAGCAGAGACACACAGGAg GTCAAGCTGGAGCCTGGCCTTAAGATGGTTAAAATCTTTAAGGAGCATGTGAGCAAAACATGCATATTGGATGATTTTGGTTTCTACGAGGCTCGACAAAAGACAATCCAAGAAAAGAAAGCCAAGCAGCAGCAGTTCAAGAAACAG GTTTGGGAAGGGAAGCCTACTGATGAGAAGAAGGAAGTTTCTGAAGTAGTGGATGTGAAAACACCAAAGCCAGTTGAAGCTACAAATGATTTGGTAAAGGAGGAAACAAAGATCTCAGAGAATGGATCAGTTTTGAAAACTGTAGATGCCCCAAAGGGCAGCGCAAAACCAGTTACAACAACACCATCAGAGAAGAGAAGTGGTGTAGCAAACGGATACTAA
- the LOC103492414 gene encoding YTH domain-containing protein ECT2 isoform X2 yields MATVASPPSTDQAADLLQKLSLDAQAKPVEIPEPTKKQSANQYGSIDSGNAAISQIPNERSVTPFLQEFMDPSMCYLPNGYPSYYYGGFDGTANDWDDYSRYTNSDGVEMTSGVYGDNGSLMYHHGYGYGPYGPYSPAASPVPSMGNDGQLYGPQHYQYPPYFQPLTPTSGPYTPSPTTVPPTQGDISTSAATEQKPIPVETTNPNGTGLTNGGGTKGNNGAAPMKSSYQNSTFGSNAYARGALPGHIPASGYQDPRYGYDGLRNSFPWSDGPLYSDGQSRLVSSSTITSSISNANNIPSSRSPSFRPGSHYGFPHPRPMSGMNTTQGYINRMYPNKLYGQFGNTVRSGVGFASHGYDSRTNGRVWLAVDNKFKPRGRNGGYYGYGNENMDGLNELNRGPRAKGSKNQKGFVPSVLAVKGQLLPPMNATDEEEKDKVSTPDRDQYNKSDFPEEYAEAKFFVIKSYSEDDVHKSIKYNVWASTPNGNKKLDAAYQEAQEKAGGCPIFLFFSVNTSGQFVGLAEMIGPVDFQKNLEYWQQDKWNGCFPVKWHVVKDVPNSLLKHIILENNENKPVTNSRDTQEVKLEPGLKMVKIFKEHVSKTCILDDFGFYEARQKTIQEKKAKQQQFKKQVWEGKPTDEKKEVSEVVDVKTPKPVEATNDLVKEETKISENGSVLKTVDAPKGSAKPVTTTPSEKRSGVANGY; encoded by the exons CAATCTGCTAATCAGTATGGGTCCATTGATTCTGGGAATGCTGCTATTAGTCAAATTCCAAATGAACGGTCTGTGACTCCATTTTTACAGGAATTCATGGATCCAAGCATGTGCTATCTTCCTAATGGATATCCGTCTTATTACTATGGAG GGTTTGATGGGACTGCAAATGACTgggatgattattcaagatacACAAATTCAGATGGGGTTGAAATGACTTCT GGAGTCTATGGAGATAATGGATCTCTTATGTATCACCACGGTTATGGATATGGACCCTATGGTCCTTATTCACCTGCAGCTTCTCCGGTTCCCTCTATGGGGAATGATGGCCAGTTGTACGGACCTCAGCACTACCAATATCCTCCATACTTTCAGCCTCTTACTCCGACCAGTGGGCCGTATACTCCTAGTCCCACAACAGTTCCTCCAACACAGGGAGACATTTCTACCTCTGCGGCCACTGAGCAAAAGCCAATTCCTGTGGAAACAACTAATCCAAATGGTACTGGCTTGACAAATGGTGGGGGAACAAAGGGAAACAATGGTGCAGCTCCGATGAAATCTTCATATCAAAATTCAACATTTGGTTCAAATGCCTATGCAAGGGGTGCTTTGCCAGGGCATATTCCTGCTTCTGGTTATCAAGATCCCAGATATGGCTATGATGGGTTGAGGAATTCTTTCCCATGGTCAGATGGTCCACTGTACTCAGATGGACAGTCTAGGCTTGTCAGTAGCTCTACTATTACCTCTTCTATCTCAAATGCAAACAACATACCTTCTTCAAGGAGTCCAAGCTTCCGTCCCGGATCTCACTAT GGTTTTCCTCATCCTAGACCCATGTCAGGAATGAATACCACCCAGGGTTATATAAACCGGATGTACCCCAATAAGTTGTATGGTCAATTTGGAAACACAGTGAGATCTGGTGTAGGGTTTGCCTCACATGGTTATGATTCAAGAACTAATGGGCGTGTGTGGCTTGCGGTGGACAACAAATTTAAGCCTAGGGGTCGAAATGGTGGGTATTATGGATATGGAAATGAGAATATGGATGGTTTGAATGAACTGAATAGGGGACCAAGAGCTAAGGGTAGCAAGAACCAGAAGGGATTTGTGCCTAGTGTTCTAGCTGTGAAGGGGCAACTTTTACCACCAATGAACGCTACAGATGAGGAAGAGAAAGATAAGGTGTCTACTCCAGACCGTGATCAATACAACAAATCAGATTTTCCTGAAGAATACGCTGAGGCCAAATTCTTTGTTATTAAATCATACAGTGAAGATGATGTGCATAAAAGTATCAAGTATAATGTTTGGGCTAGTACACCTAATGGCAACAAGAAACTTGATGCTGCATACCAGGAAGCTCAAGAGAAGGCTGGTGGTTgtcccatttttcttttcttttcg GTCAATACCAGTGGGCAATTTGTTGGCCTTGCTGAGATGATTGGACCAGTCGACTTTCAGAAGAACTTGGAATACTGGCAACAAGACAAATGGAACGGCTGTTTCCCTGTTAAGTGGCATGTAGTGAAGGATGTTCCCAACAGTCTTTTGAAACACATCATTCTTGAAAACAATGAGAACAAGCCCGTTACCAATAGCAGAGACACACAGGAg GTCAAGCTGGAGCCTGGCCTTAAGATGGTTAAAATCTTTAAGGAGCATGTGAGCAAAACATGCATATTGGATGATTTTGGTTTCTACGAGGCTCGACAAAAGACAATCCAAGAAAAGAAAGCCAAGCAGCAGCAGTTCAAGAAACAG GTTTGGGAAGGGAAGCCTACTGATGAGAAGAAGGAAGTTTCTGAAGTAGTGGATGTGAAAACACCAAAGCCAGTTGAAGCTACAAATGATTTGGTAAAGGAGGAAACAAAGATCTCAGAGAATGGATCAGTTTTGAAAACTGTAGATGCCCCAAAGGGCAGCGCAAAACCAGTTACAACAACACCATCAGAGAAGAGAAGTGGTGTAGCAAACGGATACTAA